AATGAAACATATCGTGTCAATACGATGGACAGGATGGCAAATACACCGGCGCATAGCGCAGGAATAAGTGCAAGAGTTACGAGCACACCGATCGCTGTCGCAATTCCTTTTCCTCCGCGAAAACGGAAGTACAGCGGCCAGTTATGTCCTGCAATGGCAGCTATACCACTGAGTGCAGGAATCCAATCGGAACCATTGCTGAACCAAACCCCAATCCAAACGGCCGCAATACCTTTGAGTACATCCAACAGCAGTACCAGAATTGCCGGTCCTTTACCCAATATCCGCAAAGTATTGGTAGCCCCTGCATTTCCGCTTCCGTGTTGACGGATATCGATCCCCCGTAGTGCTTTTGCAAGGAGGACACTAAAGCTGATTGAACCGAGCAGATAGCTCAGTACAATCGCTGCGATTTGTAAAATCACAAACTTCTCCCCTAACCTTCGTCGGACTTCCTCCGAGTAAATATGCGAATTGGCGTCCCTTCAAAATCAAACGCTGCACGAATTTTATTCTCCAGGTAACGTTCGTAAGAAAAGTGCATCAATTCAGGATCGTTCACAAAAATAACCATGGTCGGAGGTTTAACTGCAACCTGAGTCACATAGTTGATTCTCATTCTGCGTCCTTTATCTGTTGGTGGCGGATTAATAGCCACTGCATCAGATACTACATCGTTAAGCAGATGCGTCTGAACACGCATAGTATGCTGCTGTGCTACACGTTGCACAACAGGCAACAATTTTTGTAAGCGTTGTTTTGTCTTGGCTGACAAAAATACAACCGGAGCGTAAGTCATAAACAGGAAATGATCCCGAATTTTTTTCTCAAACTCATTCATTGTTTTATCAGACTTCTCTACAACGTCCCATTTGTTCACAACAAACATGGAAGCTTTACCTGCTTCGAATGCATAACCTGCAATATGCTTGTCCTGCTCAATAATGCCTTCTTCGCCATTAATTACAATCAGAACAACATCTGCACGCTCAATGGCACGCATCGCACGCATTACGCTGTATTTCTCCGTGGTTTCATAGACTTTACCACGTTTACGCATACCTGCTGTATCAATCAGCACATAGCGCTGACCGTCTTTTTCAAACGGTGTATCGATTGCATCCCGCGTCGTACCAGCAACATCACTGACAATAACACGTTCCTCGCCCAAAATGGCATTCACCAATGAAGATTTACCCACGTTAGGACGTCCGATCAGAGCTACACGAATGACATCGTCATCGTAAGTCTCTTCCTCAAGTTCAGGCAATTTCTCTACGATGGCATCGAGCAAATCACCTACACCTGTACCATGACTTCCCGATACTCCGATTGGATCACCAAATCCAAATCCATAAAACTCATAAATGAGCTCACTGCGCCCGATATTATCCACTTTGTTAACGGCTACAACGATAGGCTTACCTGAGCGGTACAACATCTCTGCGACTTCTTCATCAGATTGCGTAATCCCTGCTTTTGCATCACACATGAATACAATAACATCCGCTTCTTCAATGGCGAGCTCTGCCTGCATCCGGATTGATTTTAAAATGACGTCCTCGCCGTCGATTTCGATACCACCTGTATCGATAATGCTAAATGGTTTACCGTTCCATTCGCCGATTCCGTAGATACGGTCACGGGTAATGCCCGGCTTGTCTTCCACAATGGCCAATCTGTCGCCGATGATCCGATTAAAAATGGTGGATTTGCCCACATTCGGTCGCCCGACAATTGCCACAACGGGTCTTGCCATACATTCCACTCCTCCTGTCCATACTTACGATACTCATCATAGCAAAAAACGCCTGTCTTGGCTAACGTTTCATGCCGTTATACTCGCAATAAAAACAATCGGCGAACCCGCTGGGGCTCGCCGATCTTGCTTTTATTGTTCAGCAAAATATGCAGTATATAACTAAGAACCATGCATTTATAACTTATTTGAATTTGCTGAGTTTGTCACCGAAGCGCTCGCCGAGCGTGATGCTCAGACCTTGATTGCTCAAGGAAACGTTCGGGTTGTTGATTTCTTCACGTGGAGCATTGTTTCTTGCAGGTCTTTCTGATTTTGGCGCTTGAGCAGGAGCTTCTTCAGTTTCCTTGATGCTCAGGCTTACACGTTGCTCAGAAGGATTCATGTCCAAGATTTTAACTTGAACTTCTTGTCCTTCTTTCAATACTTCGTGCGGAGTGCCAATATGTTTGTGGGAGATTTGCGAAATATGCACAAGTCCCTCAACACCAGGAGCGATTTCAACAAAAGCACCGAAGTCAACCAGACGTTTTACAACACCTGTTACGATATCGCTAGAGTTGAATTTGTCGCCAGCTGTTTCCCAAGGACCTGGTTGAACAGCTTTCATGCTCAGGCTGATTTTACCTTTTTCAGGATCAACTTTCAGCACTTTTACGTTTACTTTATCGCCTTCAGACAGAACGTCCGATGGTTTGTCAACGTGTGTCCAAGCGAGCTCAGATACGTGAACCAATCCGTCTACTCCGCCTACATCAACGAAAGCACCGAATTGAGTCAAGCGTTGTACCGTACCTTCGATCACTTGACCTTCTTGCAAACCAGCCATAACAGTAGCTTTGTTTGCTTCGAATTCTTGCTCCAGTACGTCTTTTTGGGAAAGGATCACTTTGTTGTTCTCACGGTCGATCTCTTTCACTTTAACACGCAATGTGCGTCCTTTGTAATCGCTGAAATCTTCAACGAAATGGCGCTCTACCATGGAAGCAGGGATAAATCCGCGAACGCCCACGTCTGCTACCAGACCGCCTTTAACAACGTCACCTACAACAACTTCGAATACGTCTTGGTCTTCAAAATGCTTTTGCAATTGATCCCAAGCGTTTTCGCTGTCGATTGCACGTTTGGACAAAACGAGTTTTTCTTTCTCGTCGTCGATGCTAAGTACTTTAGCTTCAACTTCTTGTCCAACTTCAACTGCATCAGACGCGCTGTCTACGTGTAGGGAAGACAGTTCACGAATTGGAATTACACCGTCATATTTATATCCAATGCTCACATAGGCTTGGTTATCTTCCAATTTGACGATGGTTCCTTTTACGGTATCTCCTTTTTTCAAGGAAACGAATTGATCCAACTCATCTTGGGTTGCTTCTTGATTTTTCATTTCTTCCGACATGTCAAATACCCTCCTCAATTCAAAAACCCCATTATATTCAAACCTGCCTGTAGCAGAGTTCAAAACACTTTCATCGCTGAATGAACATCCTTAGCTTCCCTCAAAAATATGGAAACATGCACTCAGCAGTCTGACGATGCCGTTATTTGCTCGGCACGCCTGTTTGCACCATTTCGTTAATTTTGGACATAATCTTCTCCGTCGCTCTTTCCAGCGCATCGCCGGAAGGATCTTCCTTGAACTCGTCCAAATTCACTGGTGCTCCATAAACTACTTTCATCTTACGAAAAACCTTGTAGTTACCGATAATAGCAGTAGGAATAACTGTAGCACCACTTCGGAGAGCGAAGCTCGCTGCCCCTTTTTTGCCGATGCCTCCATCATTGTGTCGGCTTCCCGAAGGGAAAATGCCAAGCACTTCACCACCACGCAAAATGTTGAGTGAGGTCTTGATGGATTCCTTGCTGACGCCTCCACGTTTAACAGGGAAAGCGCCTACGGCTTTGATAATTCGGCCAAACACCGGAATATCAAACAATTCGCTTTTGGCCATGAAGCGCACCTGACGACGAATCTTGATACCAACCGTTGGAGGATCAAAGTTACTGATATGATTGGAACATAAAAGTACGCCGCCTTCTTTCGGGATGTTCTCCCGTCCAACTGCCTCTAGGCGGAAAAGAATGGTGTAAATGATCCGCAGTAATGTGCTGCAAAATGTGTAAATCATAGACCGATCTCTCCTCTGACCATTGTGCAATAAGACACGATTTTGTCAACCACTTCATGGATGCTCATCTCGGTTGTATCGAGCACTGTAGCGTCCTCAGCACAACGAAGCGGGGATATTTCCCGACTTTCATCCAATTTGTCACGGGTGGCAATGTCTCGCTCAAGTTGCTGCAACGTCAGTCCTTCTGAGGGGTCCAGTTCTTTGAAGCGGCGAAGTGCACGCTCTTCCACACTGGCAGTCATGAAGATTTTCACTTCCGCGTCGGGCAATACTGTCGTTCCGATATCGCGTCCATCCATGACGACGCCCTTGCGCAAAGCCATTTGCCGCTGTGTATCCACCAATTGCGTACGCAGCCCCTCGATTTGCGCATATCGGGACACGATTCCCGTCACTTCACGGGAGCGGATTTCCGAGGTTACATCTTCCCCATTACAGAACACTTTCTGTCCGTCGGGATCCGGTTGTAAATCAATGACCAGCTTTTGGGTTTCCTGAAGCACCTCTGGCACATCTTCCGGTGAAATACCTTTTCGAAGCATATGCAAGGTTACCGCACGGTACATCGCGCCAGTATCGACGTATATATACGCGAGCGCCTCTGCAACCAATCGGGCCACCGTGCTTTTCCCGGCACCGGCAGGTCCGTCAATTGCAACGTTCATCTTCCCGTTCTCTGATGTGTTCTGGCTTGCCAACGGGGCATTCCTCCTCAAACGATAAGCCTCAATAAAAAAACAGGCATTGCCTGCATCGTCAAAATTATACCACACTATACACATGGATGCAAAAACAGACAAATCAGTGATGCTATTGTTCGTGTACCGTTTGCATCTGAATTGGTGTTCCTTCCAGCCGATCAATGGAGGTCATATTCTTTTTCATATCAGGCACAAGAAGTAATAACTGATAGATCACAAGCAGAACAAGAAGAGCTGTAATCAGCATCAAAGCCCTTCTTTCCATTCGCTTGGATAAAACATAATATAGGCGCTCGTATCTGCGGGATGCATGGCGATTGTTCACAAGCTGAACCTCCGTTTTTCCATTACAGTGCCCACCACTGTCCCTTTCTATCCCAGACAATCACCATCTTTATTTCGTTCGATAATCCAATTGCCGTTCAAAACAAAACTTGATGATCTTTTGTCGTTCCGAATCTGTAATCTGCACAAACTTTAACATGCATAGCTGTCTGCCTGTTTCCAGTGTTTTGATCCGTACCACTTCAGCTTCAAAGTTCGCATGTTCAATCGCTGCATTCCGATAAGGAATAAGCAACCAGCATTTCAGCTTTTGCCCTTCCGCAATAGCAAAACTGGGTTCCCCATAAATGGACAATCCCCCGCCGCCAATATCTTCAGTCAAGCCCACGGCTCGGGTAAGATCTTCACCCTGAATAGCCATTTCAAGATTTGCATGAACACGCAGAAAACTGCGACGCTGGATTTTGGTGATGTCGTCCGGCAAGGGCTTGCGAATTCGTACAAGCCGAACTACATCTTCTTCAAATCCAGTCACATACGTGTTGAAATAATGACGAACCCCGTCTTCCGTAATATAAGAAATGGACAATTCCTCACCAAAAAACAACCTTTTCAACCGACTGCTTCCCTGTTGCATCGGGACTTCGATCAGAAAACTGTTTTCATCCACATCCGCTATGCGTGATTTATATTCTTTGCTTTCCTCTTTTTCATCTGCAGAGGCAATCTGGATGTATAAAACTTCATTTATTTTGGGAAACAAGCTGTTCACCGCCACCTTAGCTTTTTATCTTCGTATCGTATGTACAAGGACTATTATACCATGACCTTTCTCATAGTGAACAACAAAAAACAGACCACCACGTGGTCTGCTCCGTAATCTATTTACACTTCAACAGGCTGCCGGCTTCTTAGTGTTATGTGGTCTCATTCACCGGTTTGATCTCCTCAACGGCTTCCTCCATACCTGTATCAGCGTTGATGTAAATTTTATATTTTGCACCATTGATGCGTCCACCGAATTCGTAACACAGAACTTCTTTGCTGTAATCATTCTTAATGAGTGATTTGCGAGCATAGCTCTCCTTGAATTCCGGATTCAGTTTTTTGCGGGCCTGTTCTACCGTGAGTGTGGCTTTTGGAATCTCCCGCTTTTTCTGATGCTCATATACAAAATCACTTGCCTGGAAGCCGGTAACATTCCCATTATCAAGGCCAACTCGAACAGACATTTTTTCTGGATAAATCAGTGTATCGCCTTGTTTGCGCACATAGGTCAGGTTACCGAGATTGCCAAACTCGTCATAATTGACTGCCTTCATATCTTTGTAACCCTTATTGGAAAGGAAATGATCTGCTTTTGACATAGCTTCTTTACGTGTTACTTTCTTCGTCCCGATTGGGCGAGTATCACTGTAAGAGATGAGCAGACCGCCATTACGTGTGAAGTCCATACTTAATTTACTGTCTTTGGACTGATCAATCGTGGCTGTATACGATTCCCAATCTGTACCTTTACCATTTTCCTGTATTTGAATCTTACCGTGTTCTGCATCGGAAAACTTTGCAGCTTTAGTTTGGATCTGCTCTTTGGTCATCGGTAAGCCATCCAGCTTCTTCACCGAACGTTTGGCATAAATGCTGGAGACTGAAGGACCCCAGTCAAGTTCAGGATACTCCTGTACCTTTTTGTTGACTGTCCGGAATCCATCCACGATGGTGTTGTCCATCGTTTGCTCTTCCGTTGCCATAGCCGACTCGGCATCCATCCAGCGTAAACGGTCAGAAATGACTTTCTGCTGTACATCCTGCAGATTTTTAGTGATCTCGGATGAATTCGCATACAGTTTTTTCAAGTTGCCCATTTCTTTTTCACTTAATGGTTCATTGGTCAGATCACGCATGGACGCCTGATAAGCAAAGTTGGAGATGCGGGAGAGAAACTCCTCCGTTTCACTGAAAGGCAGCATTGTAAGCGGCAATTGATTAATCTCATTCTGGGCTTCACTAGTGAGTCGCCATACGTTCATTAGACCTTTGCGATGCATCCCTTGGGACGTAGCATGGACTGCCAGCGTGTTCCCAATCTCC
This window of the Paenibacillus marchantiae genome carries:
- the ypeB gene encoding germination protein YpeB, whose protein sequence is MYKRLSSVMFPIFAVLLIGALVWGYQENQEKNAILIKAENQYQRAFHDLSFHMDKLHSEIGNTLAVHATSQGMHRKGLMNVWRLTSEAQNEINQLPLTMLPFSETEEFLSRISNFAYQASMRDLTNEPLSEKEMGNLKKLYANSSEITKNLQDVQQKVISDRLRWMDAESAMATEEQTMDNTIVDGFRTVNKKVQEYPELDWGPSVSSIYAKRSVKKLDGLPMTKEQIQTKAAKFSDAEHGKIQIQENGKGTDWESYTATIDQSKDSKLSMDFTRNGGLLISYSDTRPIGTKKVTRKEAMSKADHFLSNKGYKDMKAVNYDEFGNLGNLTYVRKQGDTLIYPEKMSVRVGLDNGNVTGFQASDFVYEHQKKREIPKATLTVEQARKKLNPEFKESYARKSLIKNDYSKEVLCYEFGGRINGAKYKIYINADTGMEEAVEEIKPVNETT
- the rpsA gene encoding 30S ribosomal protein S1; translation: MSEEMKNQEATQDELDQFVSLKKGDTVKGTIVKLEDNQAYVSIGYKYDGVIPIRELSSLHVDSASDAVEVGQEVEAKVLSIDDEKEKLVLSKRAIDSENAWDQLQKHFEDQDVFEVVVGDVVKGGLVADVGVRGFIPASMVERHFVEDFSDYKGRTLRVKVKEIDRENNKVILSQKDVLEQEFEANKATVMAGLQEGQVIEGTVQRLTQFGAFVDVGGVDGLVHVSELAWTHVDKPSDVLSEGDKVNVKVLKVDPEKGKISLSMKAVQPGPWETAGDKFNSSDIVTGVVKRLVDFGAFVEIAPGVEGLVHISQISHKHIGTPHEVLKEGQEVQVKILDMNPSEQRVSLSIKETEEAPAQAPKSERPARNNAPREEINNPNVSLSNQGLSITLGERFGDKLSKFK
- the plsY gene encoding glycerol-3-phosphate 1-O-acyltransferase PlsY — protein: MILQIAAIVLSYLLGSISFSVLLAKALRGIDIRQHGSGNAGATNTLRILGKGPAILVLLLDVLKGIAAVWIGVWFSNGSDWIPALSGIAAIAGHNWPLYFRFRGGKGIATAIGVLVTLALIPALCAGVFAILSIVLTRYVSLGSLIFVALTPLFILVLPGYSMSIFWGSLIICLFAFWRHRTNIAKLAKGQENKLGSKSPGGGKRVV
- a CDS encoding lysophospholipid acyltransferase family protein, with amino-acid sequence MIYTFCSTLLRIIYTILFRLEAVGRENIPKEGGVLLCSNHISNFDPPTVGIKIRRQVRFMAKSELFDIPVFGRIIKAVGAFPVKRGGVSKESIKTSLNILRGGEVLGIFPSGSRHNDGGIGKKGAASFALRSGATVIPTAIIGNYKVFRKMKVVYGAPVNLDEFKEDPSGDALERATEKIMSKINEMVQTGVPSK
- the der gene encoding ribosome biogenesis GTPase Der, which gives rise to MARPVVAIVGRPNVGKSTIFNRIIGDRLAIVEDKPGITRDRIYGIGEWNGKPFSIIDTGGIEIDGEDVILKSIRMQAELAIEEADVIVFMCDAKAGITQSDEEVAEMLYRSGKPIVVAVNKVDNIGRSELIYEFYGFGFGDPIGVSGSHGTGVGDLLDAIVEKLPELEEETYDDDVIRVALIGRPNVGKSSLVNAILGEERVIVSDVAGTTRDAIDTPFEKDGQRYVLIDTAGMRKRGKVYETTEKYSVMRAMRAIERADVVLIVINGEEGIIEQDKHIAGYAFEAGKASMFVVNKWDVVEKSDKTMNEFEKKIRDHFLFMTYAPVVFLSAKTKQRLQKLLPVVQRVAQQHTMRVQTHLLNDVVSDAVAINPPPTDKGRRMRINYVTQVAVKPPTMVIFVNDPELMHFSYERYLENKIRAAFDFEGTPIRIFTRRKSDEG
- a CDS encoding flagellar brake protein; translated protein: MFPKINEVLYIQIASADEKEESKEYKSRIADVDENSFLIEVPMQQGSSRLKRLFFGEELSISYITEDGVRHYFNTYVTGFEEDVVRLVRIRKPLPDDITKIQRRSFLRVHANLEMAIQGEDLTRAVGLTEDIGGGGLSIYGEPSFAIAEGQKLKCWLLIPYRNAAIEHANFEAEVVRIKTLETGRQLCMLKFVQITDSERQKIIKFCFERQLDYRTK
- the cmk gene encoding (d)CMP kinase, with product MASQNTSENGKMNVAIDGPAGAGKSTVARLVAEALAYIYVDTGAMYRAVTLHMLRKGISPEDVPEVLQETQKLVIDLQPDPDGQKVFCNGEDVTSEIRSREVTGIVSRYAQIEGLRTQLVDTQRQMALRKGVVMDGRDIGTTVLPDAEVKIFMTASVEERALRRFKELDPSEGLTLQQLERDIATRDKLDESREISPLRCAEDATVLDTTEMSIHEVVDKIVSYCTMVRGEIGL